The window ATGAGTGTAACATACAATTTGATGTAGATGTAGACATGAGTGAATTCCATAATGCTGTTGATGTAGATGAACATGGAATCTTGAACAATCATTCAAAAGATGATGGGATTGGAGTGGTTGACTTTGATAATGAGTTGGAAGTTATTGCCACTGATGATTATCAATTTGCAGGATTTCATGAAGATGATAGGAAGAGACTGCTAAAAGAGTTGAGTAAGTCAAGTACATGCTCACATGGAGAGGTTCATGTTAAACCATTTCAGATTGGTCAGGTCTTCAAAACCAAGGTTGATGTTAAAAACTACATGAACTCACATGCTGTAGCAACAAGGAGGTCTTTATACCtagccaaaaatgacaaaatccggATTAGGGTGAAATGTAAAGGTGTTGTAAGTAAGCCTTCTACAGGAGTTGATAGTGGTGGTCCCTCAACCAGAAGTAGGGCAAAGTGCAAGGGTAAAGATGTAATTGCCAATAAAGGTACATGTCCATGGGCAGTCCAAATATCGAGGGCTAATGAAAATCAGGATTGGTTGGTGAAAACAGTACAGGATGAGCATAAATGTTTGCAAACAAGGGCGGTTAAAGCTTGCACTTCCAGATACGTAGCAAACTTAATTGTTCAACAAATACAGAGTAACCCTAAAATTCCAGTGAAAGCTTTACACGAAGAGTTGTGCAAGAAACTGGAGGTAGGAATGTCATTGCAAAAGGTCGCTAGGGCAAAGTCAATGGCTGAGCGTATCATTAGTGGGGACTACCAAGTACAGTATGgatttttgagggattatgtgttGGAGCTACTCAACACTAATCCTGGTACAACAGTTAGGATTGATGTGTATCCAGAAACCTCCCTGTCTGTTACCACAAGAACTTTTAGAAGAATATATGTCTGTTTAGGTGCATTGAAGTTAGGATTCAAATCTGGATTAAGAGATTTTCTAGGTCTGGATGGTACTTTCATGAAGGGCCCTTACCCTGGGCAAGTGTTAACTGCTGtagggttggactcaaacaatggCATATACCCTGTAGCATATGCAGTGGTAGAGACAGAATCAACAAGTAGCTGGACCTGGTTCTTGGAACTGTTAGGAGAAGATCTGGATCTGGGACCAAATTCAAACTTTACCTTCATTTCAGATAGACAAAAGGTGTGTACCACCTAACTTTTTTATTACCTTTACTAAATACATTTGGTTAACTAATGTTGATTACATTGACTTTTGTTTAGGGAATAATACCAGCAATGGAGAAAGTATTCCCTAATGCAGAACACAGGTTCTGTTTGAGGCATATCCAGGAAAACATGAAGAAGCAATGGAAAGGAAAAGACTTAAGTGACCAGCTTTGGGAGTGTGGTAGAGCAACAACAGTCAATCATTTTAACAGAGCAATGGATGAGTTGAAGAAGATCAATGCAGAGGCTCATGCTTGGGTGTCTAAGATCCCAGCAAACACTTGGGCTAAATCTCACTTTAGTGGTAAGTTTCTAGAAATTTATTGAGAATTGTTAATCTTCCCTTTTGTGTGTTTACTATATGTGTAATTGTCTTCtgttaatatatattattcaGGAAGGGCACATACTGATTGTTTGTTGAATAACCTTTGTGAGGTATTCAATTCAAAGCTAGATGAAGGTAGGGATAAACCTATTATCACTTGCTTAGAGTATATTAGAGAGTATCTCATGAAGAGGTTATGTGTGGTGCAAAAGGAAATAGATAAGTGTGAAGGACTTCTAACCCCTACTGCAACTACACTGTTTGAAAAGATTAAGGCTGATGCATCAAAGTATGTGGCTAAATACAATGGGGCAGGGAAGTACCAAGTGGCAAGCACATGGCAAGACCAATATGTGGTAAATTTGAATGATCACAGTTGCAGTTGTAGGTTTTGGGAGATTACAGGTTTCCCATGTAGACATGCTGTTTGTGCTATATGGGACAAAATTGAAAATGGTGAAAATGCCCCACATGTTGATGAATGGGTCCATCCTTTCTATAGGTTATCAACATGGAAAGCCATGTATTTCAACAAAATTGATCCATTGAATGGACGTACAATGTGGCCTAAAAGTGACTGCCCATTCACTTTACTTCCACCAAAACATAAGACACAGGTTTGTATTTAAAGTACACAAAATATATAGTATACATGTGAACATGGAATGAATTCAATTTTAACTATAGTATATCAACATGTGTAGGTTGGGAGGcctaagaagaagagaagaaggggtGTTGATGAGCCAAACAGCCAAGCTGGTAGATTGAGCAGGAAATATTTGGCAGTCACttgttcaaagtgtcataacaaaGGGCACAATTCCAGAACATGTAAAGGGCAGGGAGGCAGTGGTGAAGTTGGAGGAGGCTGAAAATTGACTTTTTAGTGGTTATTAGGATGTTGGTGTTGTAGGTATTTAGAAACTTATGTAATGTGTACTTGTTTGAAGATGTGTTAAGAACTTGAAAACTTTGCATGTAATGGTGTGTATGCACTTTTTGGATCATGGTTGTGTTAAGAACTTTATAACTTTGAATGTAATGGTGTGTATGCACTTTTTGGTGATGAATTAATATGTTTTGTGTACTACCCTTCACTTCACAGATCaattaataacaatgtacatttCAATTGTAAATGAAAACCATCTTGAAGATGCAGTTACAATACACTTAACAATTACATTTCAAAAACATTCAAGAAATTGAACAATGAACTATAACAAACTACATTCCATTACCATTACCATTACCACTGCATTACACATTAATCTGATACATAAACCAAATACAACACCACCAATTCCAAAACCACCTACATAAACTGAAAGCAAAAAAACCCCTATccgattaaaataaaaaaaaaccctgCAATGGTTacaaaccaaaaaccaaaactCCATTACCATCCAAACCTTCAGAAGATATTTAGAGATTAAaataataccaaaaaaaaaacaccCATGAACAAAACAACATCAGCTGGTAGTTCCACAATTCTGCAGTTACAATGGCGACCCTCTCCTCCAATCGATTCATTGATCTTATCAAACCTGGAATCACCACCAATGCCCTAGCACACATAGGGGGATCAGACCATCGAATGAAACCACATCTTTTACAGTTCCAAAATTGCCTTCCAGGGTTACGATCCGTCCATGAAGTGATCTTCGTTGCTTCATTCCCACATCTGCAAGTCACCATCTTTGAATCAGAAGCGATTGGATGTCGTGAAGGGTGCAACGGTCGAGCAACAGTGGAAAGGAGGAGAGATGATCGACTGATGAAGCTAAAGGATTTGCCCAAAAATCGGACATGCAATTTCTTTTAAAGAGAGGAGGTTACAACTGAAATGACGAAATTACCCctgcaatattttattaaaaaatgagtTAACGGTGAAATGCTAACGGAGTGAGccggaaggaccatttgttaaaagttttgaaaccacagggaccatctgtgaggttttttgaacttagggactaaacttgatatttttggaaaccacagggaccatttttgaagttttgtcaatattttaatatatttgtgtGACATATGTCAACATTTAAGATGGATAGTAGGATAGATAAGAAGaggatatttttttttaaaagaaacatCAAAATATTGTATTATGTTGATGTTTAAAAAACTTGTTCTTTTATCTTTATTACAATGGGCTAAAGCGTGACGTGGGTTGATTAATGGATTGAGGGCTTTGAATCATTAAGAGTCTACTAGTAATTTATCTATACATaagggtaaaaaaaaaaaaaaaaaaaaaaaaaaaaaaaacataagggTCAAAACATAGGCCTTAAGTCTTATAAAATAACTTGAAAATCACCTTTTTATTATTTACTTTTGTTTAACGGATAAGATTGTTTGGAGTAATTATTGGAAACGGTAATTTGATAATTTGACAGTTTCATACCAGTCATATTTAAACAATACAAATTTGATTTTTGGGATCTTTTTGGATGAATGATCacaacatacatacacacactttCAAATTTCATGAATACATACATTAAATTCATCATAAATTAAGTTTCCATACAAAACTTGATTATAGATAGTTGTATCCTAAATTTAGAAGtgaataaaatattacacaaataAGGATCAAATTTTGTCTTAGGACGTTACGTTTACAAGCCTCTATCTGTTCATAATATGCAAATTTCATTTTGCaagttttatgtttatgtttattgaTTGCATCTTCATTCAATTTCTATAACAAAtacatgattgtatgttgtttgttAACATATGAAAGAAACATAGATTAAGATTGTCCTTTTCGAGACCCAAAATCGACCTCTTTCTCCTCATTTCTTAAGCTTTTATTTCTTCGTTATTTGGCAACACAAGAATTGTATTATATCACTGTTTATGTCTTGTTTGTATGCATGTTAATTCCAATCACATAAGACACAAAAACCACCAACATTATATACATAACCATTAAAAAAAACACTACCaacaaaagaaaacaataaaTTTACACTAgacccaaaaatcgaatttttgcatgtttttaccaACAATTTGTTGCCTATAAAAACAGTCAAAAATTCAAACCCCATATATCTTAATAACACAAAAAAAGATAAAATAGTCACTAAgataactaaaaaaaaattaaaattaaaaaaaaaaaaaaacgccacCTCAGTTACACCGGAAGATCATCCAAACCGTGTCCGTTAAACCCAAACTCATTTTCCGGCAATCCAAACGCCTCTTGCTGTTGCTGCATATCACAAAATCCCAATTGTACAAACGTTAATGCACAAGTTACAACTATAACAAAGCAAAATATTAGAAATTGataaatataaatcataaaaaaaaacctGCTTAAGAATCGCTGTTAGGAGGTCATCTTGATTGAATTGCTCTGGATATTGCAAAAGGTCGTCGTTTCGGTAATTCCCAGGTTGCCGGTTTCcgtttgaccgagtttgaccaCCGACTGGAATCAGGATTTGATTATTATATGAtagctgctgctgctgctgtgaTTGTTGCAAACCCACGAATTGTTTCGGTTCCATATTTGTtggaattccatgaagtaatttcgGATTTTCGAAATTAAATATGTTTCTTTGATCCATCATCGGCACAGAAATCGGAGATTTTGTGTTATTTGATCGAGCAAGAACTGCCGATTGGAATTGGCCGGCGGTGAATGACGTCATTGACGCAAAGCCTCCATCAGGGCTGCCGAGGAACGTCGACCCCAGATGCTGCGAAGAGCTGAGTCGCCGGAGATAAAGCCGGTATTTCTACACCAAATCGGAGATTGAAAATTGAGAATTTTAGATGATTAGATGAAAAATCGAGGAGACTTTGAGTTTTGAAGTTACCTGAAGATGGCTGGCGACGTTTTCTCTAGTTAGGCCGGGAACGTTCATCAGCTCCAGGATTCTCTTCGGGACAGCTTCTGAATCGTTATTAGATTCAATAAATGTCTTAGAGAAAACGAAATCATGGAGATTGAATCGAGAAATTGGGTGAAGAAAAATGATCTTACTGTCGATTCCGAGCTGATTAACGGCGGCGACGAACTGTTGATGAAGCTCGACGGACCACACGACGCGAGGTTTTTTCAAAGAAGAAGATTCGTCTCGTTCTTCTGCATCAGCTTCagcttcatcttcatcatctttctTCCGCTTTGAATTTTTCCAATTACGTTCTTCGTTTGCCGATGACGAATAGTCAATATCTTCTGGTACTTTTTGGTGTTGGTCAGCGGCATCAGCGGCGGCGACGTCGGGACTTGCTTCCGGCTCGAAATCTTTCCATTCGTGTTTTCGTTTTCGTACGACATGTTGCCATATATTACGCAAAGCTTCGATACGAACAGGTTTTATGAGATAATCACAGGCGCCATGAGTGACGCCTTTCATGACCACACTGTTGCTGTCGTCGGCCGACATCACTGTAAAAATTCACCAATTGTTGAAGAAATTAAACCAGAAAAAACATGGATTTCAACTGATAAACTGGTGACTTACTGATAACGGGGAGGTCCATTTCGAGTCCGATATGTTCAAGGAGTTTGAATCCATCCATGTCCGGCATATGAACATCGCTTAGAACTATATCATGTCCGTTTTTGTTTTCTCTCAATAACGATAAACCGATTTCAGCTCTATTGCATATCGTTGCTGCAATCAAAACACAATTCGATTAGCAATGAAAGATAAAATTCATTGAAACAAGGAGATAGTATGTCAAATTGGGCGATAAGAACCCTAGAAATCCGGTTCGATTTTGATGACATGTTTCCGAATCTGTGTGTATGTGTTTGATCTGGTTAAGAACCCTAAATCTAACTGGATTTGTTCTATTGATTGAAGAGAGAAATTAAAAAGGGTAAAACACTGTATGTACCTTCATAATTGCAGTTTTTTAGCATCTTCTCTAAAATCATGAGACAAGTCGGGTCGTCATCAACAACAAGCACCCGGAGACCTGCCGGAAACTGGTCAGGTACAGTTCCGGCGCCGGCGCCGGCGGGTTTCCAAGAAGCACAACTTGAACCAAGCATCATCAATCGTTTAATCGCAAGATTCATCAAGAGAAAACCTCAATCAACCCAGAAATAAACATGGTTGATTAAAGTAAAAAATTCGCAGTTGAagaaaagtttaaaacacaaacGAGAGATGCTCGAAAGCTTCGATT of the Lactuca sativa cultivar Salinas chromosome 6, Lsat_Salinas_v11, whole genome shotgun sequence genome contains:
- the LOC111895220 gene encoding two-component response regulator ARR2 isoform X1, with the protein product MNLAIKRLMMLGSSCASWKPAGAGAGTVPDQFPAGLRVLVVDDDPTCLMILEKMLKNCNYEATICNRAEIGLSLLRENKNGHDIVLSDVHMPDMDGFKLLEHIGLEMDLPVIMMSADDSNSVVMKGVTHGACDYLIKPVRIEALRNIWQHVVRKRKHEWKDFEPEASPDVAAADAADQHQKVPEDIDYSSSANEERNWKNSKRKKDDEDEAEADAEERDESSSLKKPRVVWSVELHQQFVAAVNQLGIDKAVPKRILELMNVPGLTRENVASHLQKYRLYLRRLSSSQHLGSTFLGSPDGGFASMTSFTAGQFQSAVLARSNNTKSPISVPMMDQRNIFNFENPKLLHGIPTNMEPKQFVGLQQSQQQQQLSYNNQILIPVGGQTRSNGNRQPGNYRNDDLLQYPEQFNQDDLLTAILKQQQQEAFGLPENEFGFNGHGLDDLPV
- the LOC111895220 gene encoding two-component response regulator ARR2 isoform X2: MNLAIKRLMMLGSSCASWKPAGAGAGTVPDQFPAGLRVLVVDDDPTCLMILEKMLKNCNYEATICNRAEIGLSLLRENKNGHDIVLSDVHMPDMDGFKLLEHIGLEMDLPVIMMSADDSNSVVMKGVTHGACDYLIKPVRIEALRNIWQHVVRKRKHEWKDFEPEASPDVAAADAADQHQKVPEDIDYSSSANEERNWKNSKRKKDDEDEAEADAEERDESSSLKKPRVVWSVELHQQFVAAVNQLGIDTVPKRILELMNVPGLTRENVASHLQKYRLYLRRLSSSQHLGSTFLGSPDGGFASMTSFTAGQFQSAVLARSNNTKSPISVPMMDQRNIFNFENPKLLHGIPTNMEPKQFVGLQQSQQQQQLSYNNQILIPVGGQTRSNGNRQPGNYRNDDLLQYPEQFNQDDLLTAILKQQQQEAFGLPENEFGFNGHGLDDLPV